One window from the genome of Nicotiana sylvestris chromosome 9, ASM39365v2, whole genome shotgun sequence encodes:
- the LOC138877428 gene encoding uncharacterized protein — protein sequence MAGYEALYGRISRSPVGWFEVGETELYGPYLINQAIEKVKVIQERLRTAQSRQKSYSNVRRRDLEFEVGDCVFLRVSLMKGVMHFGKKGKLSPRYISLYNILRRIGHVSYELELPSELEFVHPVFHVYMLRKYIGDPSRAVPIKDVQVTEDLSYEEVPVAILDRQVHKLRTKDVSFVKIEEKEDVGGTQDAMEVEMAL from the exons atggccggGTATGAGGCACTATATGGAAGGATAtctagatcaccagttggatggtttgaagtaGGTGAAACGGAATTATATGGGCCATATTTGATTAACCAagccattgagaaggtgaaagtgatacaagaaCGATTGAGGACGGCGCAAAGTAGGCAAAAGTCTTATTCCAATGTCCGACGTCgcgatctggagtttgaggttggtgattgtgTTTTCCTGAGGGTCTCCctgatgaagggtgttatgcattttgggaagaagggtaagctgAGTCCGCGGTATATCAGTCTGTACAatattcttcgacgaattggacatgtttcttatgagttagaattgccatccgaattagAATTTGtccatccggtattccatgtatatATGTTGAGGAAAtatattggagacccttctcgggccgtccctatcaaagatgtacaagttacagaggatctatcatatgaagaagtgccagtggctatattagatcgacaagtccacAAACTGAGAACAAAGGATGTATCTTTCGTCAAA ATTGAAGAAAAGGAGGATGTTGGGGGAACACAGGATGCAATGGAAgttgaaatggctctatga